GTATCAAAATAGTTTCCACAAATTTTTTGATTGTTTTCTAAAACAGCAATAATATAGTTTGTTTCGTCGTTTTTATATAAAACTTTTTTTAAAACTCCAGAGAGATTAAAAGTCTTATGTTCTTGATTTTCTGATTGAGACAATCTTAATATCCATCATCAAATTTAGAATTTTTGTGTTTATCTTTTTTATAAGTACTTCTTTTTTTCTCTTTTTGTAAAAGATTTGCTTCTTTTAAAAGAGTTGTTCTTACATTTTCAAAGTCTTCATCTGTAGTACTTTGTAAAGATTGTAGTGTTTTATTGATAAAAGCTATTAAGTTAGTAAGATATTGAGAATTTAAATCTACTGCTTTAACCCTTTTTATATCTTCATAGTTTTTAAGAGTTCTCTCTTTAAAAAGATCTTTATCAAAATTCTCTAATTTTAGTAAAGAAACAGTTCTTGTAAAAAACTTTTCTAATACTCTAATATACCTAACTCTTAGTTGTTTTTCGTGCATAAATATTCAAGTCTTTATTTTAAAATTTTGGAAGTATATCATTTAAACTATCTAAGCCTAGCTCTTCTAAGTCTAAATGAATTTGACCCATTTTCATTGATTTATTATTCATTATTAATGGGGCAAAAATATTCATTGAAGAATCTGAAGTTGTAGTTTGTAGGACAAAGATATAAAAAATTGAGATATCTTCAATTCTTTCTATTTCTAATTTAGAAACAAAATCTTCTGGAAGTTCAAACTCTAAAGATTTTAAGGCACCAAAATTCATAAGCCTTATAGTCTCACCTGTTTCAACACCTTTTATCATAAAAAAGAAATCATCTAACTTTGATAATTCAAATTCTATTTCTTTCTCAAAGCCATCAATAGGAGTAACTACTTCAAATTTCATCTTCAACCTTTATTAATCAAATTGATTGTACAAAAATAAATATTTGAAGTCAATATATATAATAATTTATGATATACTTAAATCATGTTAGTTTCAAATAATAATCTACTAAA
This sequence is a window from Halarcobacter bivalviorum. Protein-coding genes within it:
- the fliW gene encoding flagellar assembly protein FliW encodes the protein MKFEVVTPIDGFEKEIEFELSKLDDFFFMIKGVETGETIRLMNFGALKSLEFELPEDFVSKLEIERIEDISIFYIFVLQTTTSDSSMNIFAPLIMNNKSMKMGQIHLDLEELGLDSLNDILPKF